One window of Flavobacteriales bacterium genomic DNA carries:
- a CDS encoding transposase has protein sequence MSSEKELNKRVKSPSSYSEAFKRVVVSEYESGLLGKAGLKRKYGISGNSCISRWLIKYGKLKHPIYLSKGRPMKDSDKHKRTRG, from the coding sequence ATGTCATCAGAAAAGGAATTGAACAAAAGAGTTAAGTCCCCTTCAAGCTATAGTGAAGCTTTTAAACGAGTAGTTGTTTCGGAATACGAGTCGGGTTTATTGGGTAAAGCTGGGCTCAAACGTAAATATGGTATTTCAGGAAACTCTTGTATCTCTCGTTGGTTAATTAAATATGGTAAATTGAAGCATCCAATTTATTTATCTAAGGGGCGCCCAATGAAAGATAGCGATAAGCATAAAAGAACTAGAGGCTAA